One region of Flavobacterium sp. GSB-24 genomic DNA includes:
- a CDS encoding YebC/PmpR family DNA-binding transcriptional regulator has product MGRAFEFRKGRKMKRWSAMAKTFTRIGKDIVMAVKEGGPNPDANSRLRAVIQNAKAANMPKDNVERAIKNASNKDTANYKEILFEGYAPHGIAILIETASDNNNRTVANIRSYFNKCNGTMGTQGSVEFMFDHTCNFRIAKDGIDAEELELELIDFGAEEVFEDEDGILIYAPFGSFGALQKELENRGLEILSSGFERIPQITKELTEAQIADVEKLIEKIEEDDDVMNVYHTMKEE; this is encoded by the coding sequence ATGGGAAGAGCATTCGAATTTAGAAAAGGAAGAAAAATGAAACGTTGGTCTGCAATGGCCAAAACATTTACCAGAATTGGTAAAGATATCGTAATGGCTGTTAAGGAAGGCGGTCCGAATCCAGACGCCAATTCTAGATTAAGAGCTGTTATACAAAACGCGAAAGCTGCCAACATGCCGAAAGACAATGTGGAGCGCGCGATTAAAAATGCAAGTAATAAAGATACTGCCAACTATAAAGAAATTTTGTTTGAAGGATATGCTCCTCACGGAATTGCAATTTTAATTGAAACTGCTTCTGATAACAATAATAGAACTGTAGCAAACATTAGAAGTTATTTTAATAAATGTAACGGAACTATGGGAACTCAAGGTTCTGTTGAGTTTATGTTTGACCACACTTGCAACTTTAGAATTGCAAAAGATGGTATCGACGCTGAGGAATTAGAATTAGAATTGATTGATTTTGGTGCCGAAGAAGTTTTTGAAGATGAAGACGGAATCTTAATTTATGCACCTTTTGGTAGTTTTGGAGCGTTACAAAAAGAATTAGAAAATAGAGGTCTTGAAATTCTATCTTCTGGTTTTGAACGTATTCCTCAAATAACTAAAGAATTAACTGAAGCTCAAATCGCTGATGTTGAAAAATTAATTGAGAAAATCGAAGAAGATGATGACGTTATGAACGTTTATCATACAATGAAAGAAGAATAA
- a CDS encoding carboxy terminal-processing peptidase: MKKISLLLFLLTSTGFFGQNSAETCEILNKINALIQAEHLRPKPVDDSLSVFVFDNLINELDPSRNIFFKSEYDEMAAKYRYNLDDLILKNDCSFLTDIKAKYVNGLVRTKKVLEKIQTTPIDYAKKDTIRFYKKSFAFYLKKEDIEKVWNKKLRYQILDDIAETSNNLDSIKANFKSIELVSKNKILTNEICRFNTLLDTNTKQEEKLYNFFCTYFDPHTAYFSDDSKTSFVASLSKEHLSLGMTVNLNEKNEIIIDEVDPNGPAYQTGQVKKGDQIISISNQKETLQVSCASLESISTMILSENNRHITLTLKRNSGKSFDVYIEKQVMKDEENSVFSFIIGKDSKIGYIKIPSFYADLDGNSRKGCADDVAREVVKLERDNIKGLVIDLIDNGGGSMEEAIKLAGMFVDYGPLSIVIDNKKEKTVITDPFKGVIYRGPIVVLVNSNTASASEFFSSIMQDYNRALLLGSSTLGKATMQTILSLDEEKNTDFLKITINKFYRITGRSHQYIGVKPDVVLPEFYEDIYQKESDFPTAIKNDSIEPFLKYKTYVKRNLIDKIAKNSSARLADNYFFNNIKKINLKIDKLVNTPKAEIPMTLDAVFKQKKTFDALWTEINTFNDENNPLDVYNSSINQLLLGAYPTDKTINQDQMDNLKTNPYLNEAVNIINEFNGGSK; the protein is encoded by the coding sequence ATGAAAAAAATTTCACTACTCCTTTTTTTGCTGACATCAACTGGATTTTTTGGTCAGAACAGCGCAGAAACTTGTGAAATATTAAACAAAATAAATGCGCTTATTCAAGCTGAACATCTTAGACCTAAGCCTGTTGATGATAGTTTATCTGTGTTCGTTTTTGACAACCTCATTAACGAGCTGGATCCTTCTCGTAATATCTTTTTTAAGAGTGAATACGACGAAATGGCTGCCAAATACAGATACAATTTAGATGATTTAATTCTGAAAAATGACTGCAGTTTTCTTACTGATATAAAAGCTAAATATGTAAATGGCCTTGTTCGAACTAAAAAAGTATTAGAAAAGATTCAGACTACACCAATAGACTACGCTAAAAAAGATACGATTCGTTTTTACAAAAAGTCTTTTGCTTTTTATTTAAAGAAAGAAGATATAGAAAAGGTCTGGAATAAAAAACTACGCTATCAAATATTAGATGATATTGCCGAAACCAGCAATAATCTAGATTCTATAAAAGCCAATTTTAAGTCAATTGAATTGGTGTCAAAAAATAAGATCCTTACCAATGAAATCTGCCGTTTTAACACTCTACTAGACACTAATACAAAGCAGGAAGAGAAATTATATAATTTCTTCTGCACTTATTTTGATCCGCATACGGCTTACTTTAGCGATGATTCGAAAACGAGTTTTGTAGCTTCTTTATCTAAGGAACATTTATCTCTCGGAATGACTGTTAATTTGAATGAGAAAAATGAAATTATTATTGATGAGGTAGATCCAAATGGGCCAGCCTATCAAACGGGACAGGTTAAAAAAGGGGATCAGATTATTTCTATTTCAAATCAAAAAGAAACTCTGCAGGTTTCGTGTGCCTCGTTAGAATCTATTTCAACCATGATTTTATCGGAAAATAATAGACATATTACACTTACTTTAAAACGCAATTCGGGCAAAAGTTTTGATGTTTATATTGAGAAACAAGTCATGAAAGACGAGGAAAACTCTGTCTTTAGTTTTATAATCGGTAAAGACAGTAAAATTGGTTATATTAAAATCCCGAGTTTTTATGCTGATTTGGATGGAAACAGCCGAAAAGGCTGCGCTGATGATGTGGCAAGAGAGGTTGTAAAATTGGAAAGAGATAACATAAAAGGACTTGTTATTGATCTAATTGACAACGGCGGCGGCTCGATGGAAGAGGCTATAAAATTGGCTGGTATGTTCGTGGATTACGGTCCGCTTTCAATTGTAATTGATAATAAAAAAGAAAAAACGGTAATTACAGATCCTTTCAAAGGCGTTATCTATAGAGGTCCAATTGTGGTTTTGGTAAACAGCAACACAGCTTCTGCAAGTGAATTTTTCTCTTCTATTATGCAGGACTACAATCGTGCATTATTATTAGGAAGCAGTACTTTAGGAAAAGCGACAATGCAGACTATTCTTTCGCTTGACGAGGAAAAAAATACTGATTTCTTAAAAATTACTATTAATAAATTTTATAGAATTACGGGAAGAAGCCATCAATATATTGGTGTAAAACCAGATGTTGTGCTGCCGGAATTTTACGAAGATATTTATCAGAAAGAAAGTGATTTTCCGACTGCGATCAAAAATGACAGCATTGAGCCTTTTTTGAAATACAAAACCTATGTAAAACGAAACTTAATTGATAAAATCGCTAAAAATAGTTCTGCTAGGCTTGCTGATAATTATTTCTTTAACAACATAAAAAAGATTAACCTTAAAATTGACAAACTTGTAAATACGCCTAAAGCAGAAATCCCGATGACTTTGGATGCGGTTTTTAAACAAAAAAAGACTTTTGATGCTCTTTGGACTGAAATCAATACTTTTAATGATGAAAATAATCCGCTGGATGTTTATAATTCCAGTATTAATCAGCTTTTACTAGGTGCTTATCCGACGGATAAAACCATAAATCAAGATCAGATGGACAATCTTAAGACTAATCCTTATCTGAACGAAGCGGTAAATATTATTAATGAATTTAATGGCGGGAGTAAATAG
- the gcvT gene encoding glycine cleavage system aminomethyltransferase GcvT: MKNTALTHIHEGLGAKMLPFAGYNMPITYEGVNAEHETVRNGVGVFDVSHMGEFLLTGPNALALIQKVTSNDASTLTIGRAQYSCLPNNEGGIVDDLIIYKMKEEEYLLVVNASNIEKDWNWISSHNDLGVDMKNVSDDYSLLAIQGPKAVEAMQSLTSVDLSAITYYHFEVGDFAGFNDVIISATGYTGSGGFEIYCKNADAEAIWNKVFEAGASFGIKPIGLAARDTLRLEMGFCLYGNDINDTTSPLEAGLGWITKFTKDFTNSENLKKQKEEGVSRKLVAFEMQERAVPRHDYEIVDGSGAVIGIVTSGTMSPSMNKGIGLGYVTVANSAVDSDIFIRIRKNDVPAKVVKLPFYKK, translated from the coding sequence ATGAAAAATACTGCGCTTACGCACATACATGAAGGTTTAGGAGCAAAAATGCTTCCTTTTGCGGGTTATAATATGCCTATTACTTATGAAGGGGTTAATGCTGAACATGAAACGGTTCGTAATGGTGTGGGCGTTTTTGACGTTTCGCATATGGGTGAATTTTTGTTAACGGGTCCAAATGCTTTGGCTTTGATTCAGAAAGTAACTTCAAATGATGCTTCGACTTTGACAATTGGAAGAGCGCAATATTCTTGTCTTCCTAATAATGAAGGCGGAATTGTTGACGATTTGATTATTTATAAAATGAAAGAGGAAGAGTATTTACTGGTTGTAAATGCTTCGAACATTGAAAAAGACTGGAACTGGATTTCTTCTCACAATGATTTGGGAGTAGATATGAAAAATGTTTCTGACGATTATTCTTTATTGGCAATTCAAGGTCCTAAAGCGGTTGAAGCTATGCAGTCTTTAACTTCTGTAGATTTGTCTGCGATTACTTACTACCATTTTGAAGTGGGTGATTTTGCTGGTTTTAATGATGTAATTATTTCTGCTACAGGATATACTGGTTCTGGAGGTTTTGAAATTTACTGCAAAAATGCTGATGCAGAAGCAATTTGGAATAAAGTTTTTGAAGCTGGTGCGTCTTTCGGAATTAAACCAATTGGTCTTGCAGCGCGTGATACTTTACGTCTAGAAATGGGATTCTGTTTGTACGGAAATGATATTAACGATACAACTTCTCCACTTGAAGCTGGTTTAGGCTGGATTACTAAATTCACAAAAGACTTTACAAATTCTGAGAACTTGAAAAAGCAAAAAGAAGAAGGTGTTTCTAGAAAATTAGTTGCTTTTGAAATGCAGGAACGTGCGGTGCCAAGACACGATTACGAAATCGTAGATGGTTCTGGAGCTGTAATCGGAATTGTAACTTCAGGAACTATGTCGCCTTCTATGAATAAAGGAATTGGTTTAGGATACGTTACAGTGGCTAACAGTGCTGTTGACAGTGATATCTTTATTAGAATTAGAAAAAATGATGTTCCTGCTAAGGTGGTTAAACTTCCGTTTTACAAGAAATAG
- a CDS encoding NAD(P)H-hydrate dehydratase, translating to MKSSYLITKEEILKLYKPIDSKAHKGTQGHAVIIAGSYGKIGAAVLASKSCLKTGCGLVTAFVPKCGYQILQISIPEVMVATDENVNFITNIHLPITPQAIGIGPGIGQELATQKALFEFLRSNKVPLVLDADALNIIAQNLSWLELVPEDTILTPHPKELERLIGKWNSESEKFQKTIAFSEKYKVIIVMKGAPTFIINRTSVYENTTGNAALATAGSGDTLTGILTSLLAQGYEPKYASKFGVYLHGLTADLALPKTGYESFTASTIIKYLGKAFLELANVPI from the coding sequence ATGAAATCATCGTATTTAATTACAAAAGAAGAAATTCTGAAATTATACAAACCAATAGATTCCAAAGCACATAAAGGGACACAAGGTCATGCGGTGATTATTGCCGGAAGTTATGGCAAAATAGGTGCAGCGGTTTTAGCCTCAAAATCGTGTCTAAAAACAGGCTGCGGACTCGTAACAGCTTTTGTACCCAAATGCGGTTATCAAATCCTTCAAATTTCCATTCCAGAAGTGATGGTTGCAACCGATGAAAACGTCAATTTTATTACCAATATTCATCTGCCAATAACCCCGCAGGCAATCGGAATTGGTCCAGGAATAGGACAGGAGCTGGCAACTCAAAAAGCTTTATTTGAATTTTTAAGGTCTAATAAAGTGCCTTTAGTCCTCGATGCAGATGCTTTAAATATTATTGCGCAGAATTTATCTTGGCTCGAATTAGTTCCAGAAGATACGATTCTAACACCTCATCCAAAAGAATTAGAACGCTTGATAGGAAAATGGAATTCAGAATCGGAAAAATTTCAAAAAACAATTGCTTTTTCAGAAAAATATAAAGTCATAATCGTCATGAAAGGCGCACCGACATTCATTATCAATAGAACTTCGGTTTACGAAAACACAACAGGAAACGCAGCACTCGCAACCGCAGGAAGCGGCGACACACTTACCGGAATCCTCACAAGTCTTTTAGCACAAGGCTATGAACCCAAATACGCCTCAAAATTTGGCGTCTACCTTCATGGCTTAACAGCCGATTTAGCCTTGCCAAAAACGGGCTATGAATCTTTTACAGCTTCTACAATTATTAAATATTTAGGAAAAGCTTTTTTGGAATTAGCTAATGTGCCAATTTGA
- a CDS encoding HipA family kinase: MKNNFDLRTVNVMRYIAPLREGGSLPALAEADDDFKYVLKFRGAGHGVKALIAELVGGQIAKALKLQLPELVFANLDEAFGRTEADEEIQDLLQGSQGLNLALHFLSGAITFDPVVTTVDAKLASQIVWLDAYITNVDRTFKNTNMLIWHKELWLIDHGACLYFHHSWNNWEQHAKSPFALIKDHVLLPQASLLKEVDAEFKAILTPEILEEIVNTIPVDWLQWEDTDETPEGLRNVYLQFLKTRLENSEIFVNQAQNAR, from the coding sequence ATGAAAAACAACTTCGATCTCAGAACGGTAAACGTCATGCGATATATAGCGCCACTGCGCGAAGGCGGTTCTTTACCCGCTTTGGCAGAAGCCGATGACGATTTTAAATACGTATTAAAATTCAGAGGTGCCGGACACGGCGTAAAAGCCCTTATAGCCGAATTAGTAGGCGGACAAATAGCAAAAGCTTTAAAACTGCAGCTTCCCGAATTGGTATTCGCAAATCTCGATGAAGCCTTTGGAAGAACAGAAGCCGATGAAGAAATTCAGGATTTACTGCAAGGAAGTCAGGGATTAAATCTGGCACTTCACTTTTTATCTGGAGCCATAACTTTTGATCCTGTTGTAACAACTGTCGATGCTAAATTAGCTTCGCAGATTGTGTGGCTGGATGCCTATATCACGAATGTTGACAGAACTTTCAAAAATACCAATATGCTGATCTGGCATAAAGAGTTATGGCTGATCGATCATGGAGCATGTTTATATTTTCATCATTCTTGGAACAATTGGGAACAACATGCCAAAAGTCCGTTTGCGTTGATCAAAGATCATGTTTTATTGCCTCAGGCTTCACTTCTAAAAGAAGTCGATGCCGAGTTTAAAGCAATTCTAACACCAGAAATTTTAGAAGAAATTGTCAATACAATTCCAGTTGACTGGCTGCAATGGGAAGATACAGATGAAACACCAGAAGGACTGCGAAATGTATATTTACAGTTTTTAAAGACGAGATTAGAGAATTCAGAAATATTTGTAAATCAGGCTCAAAATGCAAGATAA
- a CDS encoding DUF3037 domain-containing protein, which produces MQDNHLYEYAVIRVVPRVEREEFLNIGIILFCKKAKFIKVLFHLNKEKIQALSADFDIEQLECNLTSLEKITNGTKDGGPIAEFEIPERFRWLTAIRSSAIQTSRPHPGLCQDLEKTIQRLFQELVL; this is translated from the coding sequence ATGCAAGATAATCATCTATACGAATATGCTGTAATTCGTGTTGTGCCAAGGGTAGAACGCGAAGAATTCCTGAATATCGGAATCATTCTGTTTTGCAAAAAAGCCAAATTTATAAAAGTACTTTTCCATCTCAATAAAGAAAAAATCCAAGCCCTTTCTGCCGATTTTGATATTGAACAATTAGAATGCAATCTGACTTCATTAGAAAAAATAACAAACGGAACCAAAGACGGCGGTCCAATTGCCGAATTTGAAATCCCAGAGCGTTTTAGATGGTTAACCGCTATTAGAAGTTCTGCAATTCAAACGTCAAGACCTCATCCGGGTTTGTGTCAGGATTTGGAGAAAACGATTCAGAGATTGTTTCAGGAACTTGTGCTTTAA
- a CDS encoding pectate lyase-like adhesive domain-containing protein: protein MKLQSTLSMFLLTLTFGFTACNSEEIASTTTEASTETTIEAVTTNPTAKIGNCAEVPGWASQNGGTTGGGSSAETTVTTYAQLKSAIENTSVKVIKVSGTITITTRLSFQDQTGKTIYGANGAKLVSTNQTKDASGIINIKRCKNIIIRNLIFEGPGAYDTDGWDNAILDECTNVWVDHCEFRDGVDGNFDIKNKSDYISVTYSKFHYLKPPKAGGSGGSDDHRYSNLIGSSDGATGDRGKLRITFARCWWAPGCKERMPRVRFGKVHLVNNFFNSTVSNKCVAAGFEADIRVESNVFEGVKTPIDLMTGFTAVTATDNVFTSTTGNQAGSGTAFTPPYSILKLDKTAVKADISANAGATLGGNVCGSF, encoded by the coding sequence ATGAAACTACAATCAACACTCTCAATGTTTTTACTAACATTGACTTTCGGATTTACAGCATGTAATTCTGAAGAAATTGCTTCAACAACCACAGAAGCGAGTACTGAAACAACAATCGAAGCTGTAACCACTAATCCAACAGCAAAGATTGGAAACTGCGCTGAAGTTCCTGGATGGGCTTCACAAAACGGAGGCACAACCGGCGGAGGATCATCTGCTGAAACAACTGTAACTACCTACGCACAGTTGAAATCGGCTATTGAAAATACTTCGGTAAAAGTGATCAAAGTTTCTGGAACTATCACAATTACAACAAGATTGTCTTTCCAAGACCAGACTGGAAAAACGATTTACGGAGCAAATGGTGCAAAATTGGTTTCGACTAATCAAACTAAAGATGCTTCTGGAATTATCAACATTAAAAGGTGCAAGAACATCATTATTAGAAATCTAATTTTTGAAGGTCCTGGCGCTTACGATACTGACGGATGGGATAATGCCATTCTAGACGAATGTACTAATGTTTGGGTAGATCACTGCGAATTTAGAGATGGTGTTGACGGAAACTTCGATATCAAAAACAAATCAGATTATATCTCGGTTACCTATTCTAAATTCCATTATTTAAAACCACCAAAAGCGGGAGGTTCTGGAGGATCCGACGATCACAGATATTCTAACTTGATTGGTTCCAGCGACGGTGCAACTGGCGACCGTGGAAAATTAAGAATCACTTTTGCAAGATGCTGGTGGGCTCCAGGCTGTAAAGAAAGAATGCCAAGAGTTCGTTTTGGAAAAGTACATTTGGTAAACAATTTCTTTAACAGTACTGTAAGCAATAAATGTGTTGCTGCAGGTTTTGAAGCTGATATTCGAGTAGAAAGCAACGTTTTTGAAGGTGTAAAAACTCCTATCGATTTAATGACTGGCTTTACTGCCGTAACTGCAACTGACAATGTTTTTACTAGCACAACAGGAAATCAAGCTGGAAGCGGTACTGCGTTTACACCTCCATATTCTATTTTAAAATTGGACAAAACTGCTGTTAAGGCTGATATTTCAGCGAATGCAGGAGCAACTTTAGGCGGTAATGTCTGCGGTTCATTTTAA
- a CDS encoding Crp/Fnr family transcriptional regulator, translating into MYNLLRKNIERKVPLTDEEWNIIVSKAELIKLKKNQFLQTQDSNNSYEGFILKGSFKTYILNENGTETVIFFSFENEWMCDLESFYHQKPTTYNIKAIEDSEILVISKVKKAQLFEEVPKLMQFHVLMIERANVAIQQRLLDVLNKTSKQRYLDFKDRYPQKVQSINNKNLSSYLGVSHEFLSKIKRRVS; encoded by the coding sequence ATGTACAACCTACTACGAAAAAACATTGAGAGAAAAGTTCCGCTCACAGATGAAGAATGGAACATTATTGTTTCAAAAGCAGAGCTTATTAAACTCAAGAAAAATCAGTTTTTGCAGACACAAGATTCCAACAACAGTTATGAAGGATTTATTCTAAAAGGCTCCTTTAAAACCTACATCTTAAATGAAAATGGAACAGAAACCGTAATTTTCTTTTCTTTTGAAAATGAATGGATGTGTGATCTCGAAAGTTTTTACCATCAAAAACCAACAACTTACAACATTAAAGCCATTGAAGACAGTGAAATTTTAGTAATCAGCAAAGTCAAAAAAGCACAATTGTTTGAAGAAGTTCCAAAACTCATGCAATTCCATGTGCTGATGATCGAACGCGCGAATGTAGCGATTCAACAAAGACTTTTAGATGTTTTGAATAAAACCTCAAAACAACGATATCTTGATTTTAAAGACCGTTATCCGCAAAAAGTACAAAGTATTAACAATAAGAATTTGTCGTCTTATTTGGGAGTTTCACATGAATTTCTCTCAAAGATTAAAAGAAGGGTTTCTTAG
- a CDS encoding GNAT family N-acetyltransferase — protein MITKALLEDIPALTTLINSAYRGETSKKGWTTEAHLLEGKRTDEPEMTEIFLDPKNTILKFTENDKIIGSVLLVEKGHQLYLGMLTVSPELQNSGIGKKLLAEAENQAKTLGLSSIIMTVISVREELVAWYKRHGYADTGKREAFPESEIHVTISDVPLEFIYLEKKL, from the coding sequence ATGATTACAAAAGCATTACTCGAAGATATTCCCGCATTAACAACCTTAATAAATTCAGCCTACAGAGGAGAAACTTCCAAAAAAGGCTGGACAACCGAAGCTCATTTATTAGAAGGAAAAAGAACCGACGAACCCGAAATGACCGAAATCTTTCTGGATCCAAAAAATACGATTCTGAAATTTACAGAAAATGACAAGATTATTGGTTCGGTTTTATTGGTTGAAAAAGGACACCAATTGTATTTAGGAATGCTGACGGTTTCGCCAGAACTTCAAAACAGCGGAATCGGGAAAAAGCTTTTGGCTGAAGCCGAAAATCAGGCTAAAACTTTAGGATTGTCGAGTATTATTATGACCGTTATTTCGGTTCGTGAAGAACTTGTGGCTTGGTACAAACGCCACGGTTATGCTGATACTGGCAAAAGAGAAGCTTTTCCAGAAAGTGAAATTCACGTTACGATTTCTGATGTGCCTTTGGAGTTTATTTATTTGGAAAAGAAGCTTTAA
- a CDS encoding helix-turn-helix transcriptional regulator: MSTAIKPKHIGRNISRIRELKDMKQEALAQALGISQQAVSAIENSETVDEQKLMEIAKALDVSVEALKNFSEEAVFNIIGNTFQDHSAIASGDYNCNCTFNPLDKVVELYERLVQAEKDKVEYLEKLLNGK; this comes from the coding sequence ATGAGTACAGCAATAAAACCAAAACATATCGGCAGAAATATAAGCCGTATCAGAGAGCTTAAAGATATGAAACAGGAAGCACTGGCACAGGCTTTAGGAATAAGTCAGCAGGCAGTTTCTGCTATTGAAAACAGTGAAACTGTAGACGAACAAAAACTAATGGAGATTGCAAAAGCTCTTGATGTTTCTGTTGAAGCTTTAAAGAACTTTTCGGAAGAAGCGGTTTTTAATATTATTGGAAATACTTTTCAAGATCATAGTGCAATTGCTTCAGGTGATTACAATTGCAATTGTACTTTTAATCCTTTAGATAAAGTAGTTGAACTTTATGAACGTTTGGTGCAAGCTGAAAAAGATAAAGTGGAGTATTTGGAGAAGTTATTGAATGGGAAATAA
- the thrC gene encoding threonine synthase — translation MKYYSLNHNAPKVSFQEAVIQGLASDKGLYFPESITPLDPSFFDKIESLSHEEIAFEAIKQFVGDEIPTEKLKEIIAETLVFDFPVVKVEDGIYSLELFHGPTMAFKDVGARFMSRCLGYFNKNKKDAKNTVLVATSGDTGGAVASGFLGVDGVDVVILYPSGKVSDIQEKQLTTLGQNIKALEVDGVFDDCQDMVKRAFLDETLAHKNLTSANSINIARWLPQMFYFFFAYKALKSQNKPLVFSCPSGNFGNICAGIMAKKLGLPIEHFVASTNVNDTVPRFLENGKYDPKPSKATISNAMDVGNPSNFIRIQELYNNDLKAFEKDFSSYSYTDEETLEALKKIYNTDGYIAEPHGAVGYLGLKKELQKYPNAIGIFLETAHPIKFLDVVEHALGITLPIPTQIESVINEEKVSVKIGTYEELKDFLN, via the coding sequence ATGAAATACTACAGTTTAAACCACAATGCCCCAAAAGTTTCTTTTCAAGAAGCTGTTATACAAGGATTAGCAAGTGACAAAGGATTATATTTCCCAGAAAGCATCACGCCTCTTGATCCTTCATTTTTTGATAAAATTGAAAGTTTAAGCCACGAAGAAATTGCTTTTGAAGCGATTAAACAATTCGTAGGCGACGAAATACCTACTGAAAAACTAAAAGAAATTATTGCCGAAACTTTAGTTTTTGATTTCCCTGTTGTGAAAGTCGAAGACGGAATCTATTCGTTAGAATTATTTCACGGACCAACAATGGCTTTTAAAGACGTTGGAGCGCGATTTATGTCACGTTGTTTGGGCTATTTCAATAAAAACAAAAAAGACGCTAAAAACACTGTTTTAGTAGCGACTTCGGGCGATACAGGCGGAGCTGTTGCGAGCGGATTTCTGGGCGTTGACGGCGTTGATGTTGTCATTTTATATCCATCAGGAAAAGTGAGCGATATTCAGGAAAAACAATTGACGACTTTAGGACAAAACATTAAAGCGCTTGAAGTGGATGGCGTTTTTGACGATTGCCAGGATATGGTAAAAAGAGCGTTTTTAGACGAAACTTTGGCGCACAAAAACCTGACTTCGGCAAATTCTATTAATATTGCGCGCTGGTTACCGCAAATGTTTTATTTCTTCTTTGCTTACAAAGCGTTGAAAAGCCAAAACAAACCTCTAGTTTTCTCTTGCCCAAGCGGTAACTTCGGGAATATCTGCGCTGGAATTATGGCAAAAAAATTAGGTTTGCCAATTGAACATTTTGTTGCTTCTACAAACGTAAACGACACGGTACCAAGATTCTTAGAAAACGGAAAATACGACCCGAAACCTTCTAAAGCGACCATTTCTAACGCAATGGACGTTGGAAACCCAAGTAACTTTATTAGAATTCAGGAATTATACAATAATGACTTAAAAGCTTTTGAAAAAGATTTCTCTTCTTATAGTTATACTGATGAAGAAACTCTTGAAGCTCTAAAGAAAATTTATAACACAGACGGTTACATCGCAGAACCTCACGGCGCTGTTGGATATTTAGGTTTGAAAAAAGAACTTCAAAAATATCCTAACGCCATTGGTATTTTCTTAGAAACCGCTCACCCAATTAAATTCTTAGATGTAGTTGAACATGCTTTAGGAATTACGCTTCCGATTCCAACACAGATTGAGAGTGTTATTAATGAGGAGAAAGTTAGTGTGAAGATTGGGACTTATGAGGAGTTGAAGGATTTCTTAAATTAA